The following are from one region of the Bacteroidales bacterium genome:
- a CDS encoding UDP-GlcNAc--UDP-phosphate GlcNAc-1-phosphate transferase: protein MITYLIIALLLILTILVYFRIADRFSIIDKPNERSSHSYITIRGGGVIFPVAALLWFTFYGFHQVWAIAGLILVAIISFTDDLNPLPGSVRMPVQFVAVILLMAELEAQHLPWYYAVIAIILAVYWINAFNFMDGINAITPFYSMAALATFLVLNQFYPFFDEGLIVVLIISAVMFSYFNARKRARTFAGDVGSISMAFLLVWMLLTLILETGRYEYILLFSVYGLDSAFTIFFRLLRHENIFKAHRSHLYQLLSNEMKWPHIKVSILYAVAQLVINLLVVYLILNDMMNFPIFLLFILIVSAVYLTLRFAVRSKIRNNDNPTESRL from the coding sequence ATGATCACTTACCTTATCATCGCGCTGCTGCTCATCCTTACAATCCTTGTCTATTTCAGGATTGCCGACCGGTTCAGCATCATTGACAAGCCCAATGAGCGGAGTTCGCACAGTTACATCACCATTCGCGGTGGGGGTGTAATTTTCCCGGTTGCGGCGCTGCTTTGGTTTACCTTTTACGGGTTTCATCAGGTGTGGGCAATTGCGGGTTTAATCCTGGTTGCAATCATCAGTTTTACCGATGACCTGAACCCGCTGCCAGGGAGCGTTCGGATGCCGGTACAATTTGTGGCAGTCATTCTTTTGATGGCTGAGTTGGAAGCTCAGCACCTGCCTTGGTATTATGCAGTAATTGCCATAATTTTAGCGGTTTATTGGATCAATGCCTTTAATTTTATGGATGGTATCAACGCCATCACACCATTTTACAGCATGGCAGCCCTGGCGACTTTTCTTGTCCTCAATCAGTTTTATCCTTTTTTCGATGAAGGGTTGATTGTAGTATTGATCATTTCGGCTGTCATGTTCAGCTACTTCAATGCCCGGAAGCGTGCAAGGACTTTTGCCGGTGATGTGGGAAGCATAAGCATGGCTTTTTTGCTGGTTTGGATGCTCCTTACACTGATCCTTGAAACCGGTCGCTATGAATATATACTGCTTTTTTCTGTGTATGGTCTCGACAGTGCATTTACCATTTTTTTCCGCCTGTTGCGGCATGAGAACATATTTAAGGCGCACCGCTCCCACCTTTACCAGTTGCTTTCCAATGAGATGAAATGGCCGCATATCAAGGTTTCTATTCTCTATGCAGTTGCCCAATTGGTCATTAACCTGCTGGTCGTTTATCTCATCCTCAACGATATGATGAACTTTCCAATTTTTCTTTTATTCATCCTTATCGTATCAGCGGTTTATCTCACACTGCGATTTGCTGTCAGGTCCAAAATTCGTAACAACGATAACCCGACCGAATCCCGTCTTTAA